In Hevea brasiliensis isolate MT/VB/25A 57/8 chromosome 13, ASM3005281v1, whole genome shotgun sequence, a single genomic region encodes these proteins:
- the LOC110642642 gene encoding uncharacterized protein LOC110642642 isoform X5, giving the protein MGSGSRVLLCKSTSSLVFSGFAPAFACSCFQLRFKSFPPSPNSSRAQQHHRMAAEASSSANDGAASPSPSPSPSPYPSPASAIDFLSLCHNLKKTKRAGWVKRDIINPESISDHMYRMGLMALIAPDIPGIDRAKCIKMAIVHDIAEAIVGDITPSDGISKAQKSRQEREALDHMCKLLRGGLGANEINQLWMEYEENSSPEAKIVKDFDKVEMILQALEYENGKFQTELGKAWALEIASRRKGH; this is encoded by the exons ATGGGAAGCGGAAGCCGAGTATTGCTGTGTAAATCAACATCCTCGCTCGTCTTCTCTGGGTTCGCACCTGCTTTTGCTTGTTCTTGCTTTCAGCTCAGATTCAAATCCTTCCCTCCGTCACCGAATAGCTCGAGAGCTCAGCAACATCATCGCATGGCGGCCGAAGCTTCATCTTCTGCAAATGACGGCGCTGCGTCGCCTTCTCCTTCACCTTCTCCTTCTCCTTATCCTTCTCCCGCCTCTGCTATTGATTTTCTGTCTTTATGTCACAACCTCAAG AAAACGAAGAGAGCTGGATGGGTGAAGAGAGATATAATCAATCCCGAATCAATATCTGATCACATGTACAGAATGGGTTTGATGGCTCTTATTGCTCCTGATATTCCCGGCATTGATAGAGCCAA GTGCATAAAAATGGCCATTGTACATGATATTGCAGAAG CCATTGTTGGAGACATAACCCCTTCTGATGGGATATCTAAGGCACAGAAAAGTCGACAAGAGCGGGAAGCTTTAGACCACATGTGCAAATTGCTAAGAGGAGGGTTGGGAG CCAATGAAATCAATCAATTATGGATGGAATATGAGGAGAATTCGTCACCAGAAGCCAAAATTGTGAAGGACTTTGACAAG GTGGAGATGATACTTCAAGCTTTAGAATATGAAAATG
- the LOC110642642 gene encoding uncharacterized protein LOC110642642 isoform X4, protein MGSGSRVLLCKSTSSLVFSGFAPAFACSCFQLRFKSFPPSPNSSRAQQHHRMAAEASSSANDGAASPSPSPSPSPYPSPASAIDFLSLCHNLKKTKRAGWVKRDIINPESISDHMYRMGLMALIAPDIPGIDRAKCIKMAIVHDIAEAIVGDITPSDGISKAQKSRQEREALDHMCKLLRGGLGANEINQLWMEYEENSSPEAKIVKDFDKVEMILQALEYENEQERDLDEFFQSTAVPKVAFNRTV, encoded by the exons ATGGGAAGCGGAAGCCGAGTATTGCTGTGTAAATCAACATCCTCGCTCGTCTTCTCTGGGTTCGCACCTGCTTTTGCTTGTTCTTGCTTTCAGCTCAGATTCAAATCCTTCCCTCCGTCACCGAATAGCTCGAGAGCTCAGCAACATCATCGCATGGCGGCCGAAGCTTCATCTTCTGCAAATGACGGCGCTGCGTCGCCTTCTCCTTCACCTTCTCCTTCTCCTTATCCTTCTCCCGCCTCTGCTATTGATTTTCTGTCTTTATGTCACAACCTCAAG AAAACGAAGAGAGCTGGATGGGTGAAGAGAGATATAATCAATCCCGAATCAATATCTGATCACATGTACAGAATGGGTTTGATGGCTCTTATTGCTCCTGATATTCCCGGCATTGATAGAGCCAA GTGCATAAAAATGGCCATTGTACATGATATTGCAGAAG CCATTGTTGGAGACATAACCCCTTCTGATGGGATATCTAAGGCACAGAAAAGTCGACAAGAGCGGGAAGCTTTAGACCACATGTGCAAATTGCTAAGAGGAGGGTTGGGAG CCAATGAAATCAATCAATTATGGATGGAATATGAGGAGAATTCGTCACCAGAAGCCAAAATTGTGAAGGACTTTGACAAG GTGGAGATGATACTTCAAGCTTTAGAATATGAAAATG AGCAAGAGAGGGATTTGGATGAGTTTTTCCAATCAACTGCTG
- the LOC110642642 gene encoding uncharacterized protein LOC110642642 isoform X2 has product MGSGSRVLLCKSTSSLVFSGFAPAFACSCFQLRFKSFPPSPNSSRAQQHHRMAAEASSSANDGAASPSPSPSPSPYPSPASAIDFLSLCHNLKKTKRAGWVKRDIINPESISDHMYRMGLMALIAPDIPGIDRAKCIKMAIVHDIAEAIVGDITPSDGISKAQKSRQEREALDHMCKLLRGGLGANEINQLWMEYEENSSPEAKIVKDFDKVEMILQALEYENEQERDLDEFFQSTAGKFQTELGKAWALEIASRRKGH; this is encoded by the exons ATGGGAAGCGGAAGCCGAGTATTGCTGTGTAAATCAACATCCTCGCTCGTCTTCTCTGGGTTCGCACCTGCTTTTGCTTGTTCTTGCTTTCAGCTCAGATTCAAATCCTTCCCTCCGTCACCGAATAGCTCGAGAGCTCAGCAACATCATCGCATGGCGGCCGAAGCTTCATCTTCTGCAAATGACGGCGCTGCGTCGCCTTCTCCTTCACCTTCTCCTTCTCCTTATCCTTCTCCCGCCTCTGCTATTGATTTTCTGTCTTTATGTCACAACCTCAAG AAAACGAAGAGAGCTGGATGGGTGAAGAGAGATATAATCAATCCCGAATCAATATCTGATCACATGTACAGAATGGGTTTGATGGCTCTTATTGCTCCTGATATTCCCGGCATTGATAGAGCCAA GTGCATAAAAATGGCCATTGTACATGATATTGCAGAAG CCATTGTTGGAGACATAACCCCTTCTGATGGGATATCTAAGGCACAGAAAAGTCGACAAGAGCGGGAAGCTTTAGACCACATGTGCAAATTGCTAAGAGGAGGGTTGGGAG CCAATGAAATCAATCAATTATGGATGGAATATGAGGAGAATTCGTCACCAGAAGCCAAAATTGTGAAGGACTTTGACAAG GTGGAGATGATACTTCAAGCTTTAGAATATGAAAATG AGCAAGAGAGGGATTTGGATGAGTTTTTCCAATCAACTGCTG
- the LOC110642642 gene encoding uncharacterized protein LOC110642642 isoform X3, with protein sequence MGSGSRVLLCKSTSSLVFSGFAPAFACSCFQLRFKSFPPSPNSSRAQQHHRMAAEASSSANDGAASPSPSPSPSPYPSPASAIDFLSLCHNLKKTKRAGWVKRDIINPESISDHMYRMGLMALIAPDIPGIDRAKCIKMAIVHDIAEAIVGDITPSDGISKAQKSRQEREALDHMCKLLRGGLGANEINQLWMEYEENSSPEAKIVKDFDKVEMILQALEYENEQERDLDEFFQSTAGFQNLYFRIPVLIQGSFRLN encoded by the exons ATGGGAAGCGGAAGCCGAGTATTGCTGTGTAAATCAACATCCTCGCTCGTCTTCTCTGGGTTCGCACCTGCTTTTGCTTGTTCTTGCTTTCAGCTCAGATTCAAATCCTTCCCTCCGTCACCGAATAGCTCGAGAGCTCAGCAACATCATCGCATGGCGGCCGAAGCTTCATCTTCTGCAAATGACGGCGCTGCGTCGCCTTCTCCTTCACCTTCTCCTTCTCCTTATCCTTCTCCCGCCTCTGCTATTGATTTTCTGTCTTTATGTCACAACCTCAAG AAAACGAAGAGAGCTGGATGGGTGAAGAGAGATATAATCAATCCCGAATCAATATCTGATCACATGTACAGAATGGGTTTGATGGCTCTTATTGCTCCTGATATTCCCGGCATTGATAGAGCCAA GTGCATAAAAATGGCCATTGTACATGATATTGCAGAAG CCATTGTTGGAGACATAACCCCTTCTGATGGGATATCTAAGGCACAGAAAAGTCGACAAGAGCGGGAAGCTTTAGACCACATGTGCAAATTGCTAAGAGGAGGGTTGGGAG CCAATGAAATCAATCAATTATGGATGGAATATGAGGAGAATTCGTCACCAGAAGCCAAAATTGTGAAGGACTTTGACAAG GTGGAGATGATACTTCAAGCTTTAGAATATGAAAATG AGCAAGAGAGGGATTTGGATGAGTTTTTCCAATCAACTGCTG